From a single Halorhodospira halophila genomic region:
- a CDS encoding ABC transporter permease, with translation MTQELIRLEPLDLVIAGVLVVALAGFSWAGRLGVERSLLIAAARTVIQLLLVGLVLETLFAHATLYWVALMGVVMLLVAGYEVMARQKRRFAGFWGFGLGTAAMFLSSFSVAVLALIALVQPQPWYQPQYAIPLLGMLLGNTMNGIALSVDRLTDGAWQQRDVIEARLALGEPWGVAVEQIRRDAMRSGMIPMINAMAAAGIVSLPGMMTGQILAGAPPMEAVKYQILIMFLITVGTGFGTLAAVWFAARRLFDERERLRLDRLR, from the coding sequence GTGACCCAGGAACTGATCCGCCTCGAACCGCTGGATCTGGTCATCGCCGGCGTCCTGGTGGTGGCCCTGGCCGGGTTCTCGTGGGCCGGGCGCCTGGGGGTGGAGCGCTCACTGCTGATCGCCGCAGCACGCACGGTGATCCAGCTACTGCTCGTCGGCCTGGTCCTGGAGACGCTCTTCGCCCACGCCACGCTCTACTGGGTGGCGCTGATGGGCGTGGTCATGCTGCTGGTCGCCGGCTATGAGGTGATGGCCCGGCAGAAGCGGCGCTTCGCCGGTTTCTGGGGTTTCGGCCTGGGCACGGCGGCGATGTTCCTGTCTTCGTTCAGCGTGGCGGTGCTGGCGCTGATCGCCCTGGTGCAGCCGCAGCCCTGGTATCAGCCGCAGTACGCTATCCCGCTGCTGGGCATGCTGCTGGGCAACACCATGAACGGCATCGCCCTGTCGGTGGACCGACTGACCGACGGCGCCTGGCAGCAGCGCGACGTCATCGAGGCCCGGCTCGCGCTCGGGGAGCCGTGGGGCGTGGCAGTGGAACAGATCCGCCGCGACGCCATGCGCTCGGGGATGATCCCGATGATCAACGCCATGGCGGCGGCGGGGATCGTCAGCCTGCCCGGCATGATGACCGGTCAGATCCTGGCCGGGGCACCACCGATGGAGGCGGTGAAGTACCAGATCCTGATCATGTTCCTGATCACCGTCGGTACCGGCTTCGGCACCCTGGCAGCAGTCTGGTTCGCCGCCCGGCGGCTGTTCGACGAGCGCGAACGCCTGCGCCTGGACCGCCTGCGGTAG
- a CDS encoding ABC transporter ATP-binding protein — translation MAAEPRLTVRDLRCAVAAWPRLAVPAGGCAALAGPSGSGKSRLLRAIADLDPNDGAVHLDGSPRDAYTGHAWRRRVIYLAADCAWWAETVGENLAAVESDTLAELGFDADVAQWSVRRLSTGERSRLGLARAVALQPRVLLLDEPTANLDTATTEAVERVIDEQRRRGLAIVWVTHDPEQVRRLDAHRFTIRDGIAEEGAP, via the coding sequence TTGGCTGCCGAGCCACGCCTGACGGTCCGCGATCTGCGCTGCGCGGTGGCGGCCTGGCCACGGCTGGCGGTGCCGGCCGGGGGCTGCGCCGCCCTCGCCGGCCCCTCCGGCTCGGGCAAGAGCCGGCTGCTGCGCGCCATCGCCGACCTCGACCCCAATGACGGCGCGGTGCACCTGGACGGCAGCCCGCGGGACGCCTACACCGGCCACGCGTGGCGTCGCCGGGTCATCTACCTGGCCGCCGACTGCGCCTGGTGGGCCGAGACCGTGGGCGAGAACCTAGCCGCCGTGGAGAGCGATACCCTGGCCGAACTCGGCTTCGATGCCGACGTGGCGCAGTGGTCGGTGCGGCGGCTGTCCACCGGCGAGCGCAGCCGCCTGGGCCTGGCCCGGGCGGTGGCCCTGCAGCCACGGGTGCTGCTCCTCGATGAGCCCACCGCCAACCTGGATACGGCCACCACCGAGGCCGTGGAGCGGGTGATCGATGAGCAGCGCCGGCGCGGGCTGGCCATCGTCTGGGTCACCCACGACCCGGAGCAGGTCCGCCGCCTGGACGCCCACCGCTTTACCATCCGCGACGGGATCGCCGAGGAGGGGGCGCCGTGA